Proteins encoded within one genomic window of Chlorobaculum sp. MV4-Y:
- the bchC gene encoding chlorophyll synthesis pathway protein BchC — protein MEAKKSKAIVFSGVNQIELREVTLKPVSSTDVLVETWWSSISTGTEKMALNGLIPSPPFIFPFIPGYETVGRIVEAGDHVNQGLIGKFAYVAGSFGYEDVNAAFGGASQFIVCPVESLTVLDGIANPQCGIALPLGATALHIVDLAEVKNRKVLVLGQGAVGILAAELAKHMGASLVAVTEPHQNRLDISTADIKVNPEKQDVSAALAGHEFDVLIDSTGIMSAIDTGLRFVKFHGKVIFGGYYQRMNIDYSQAFNKELSFIAARQWAKGDLRRVRELIAAGKINAEKIFTHQCTVDDDLMDAYSQAFSDPDCLKMIIHWKDGDEAGEHFPICKTGH, from the coding sequence ATGGAAGCAAAGAAATCCAAAGCTATCGTCTTCAGCGGCGTCAACCAGATCGAGCTGCGGGAGGTGACCCTCAAACCGGTCTCATCGACCGACGTCCTGGTCGAAACCTGGTGGTCGTCCATCAGCACCGGCACGGAGAAGATGGCCCTCAATGGCCTGATCCCGTCGCCGCCGTTCATCTTTCCGTTCATCCCCGGCTACGAAACCGTGGGGCGGATCGTCGAGGCGGGCGACCATGTCAATCAGGGGCTGATCGGCAAGTTTGCCTACGTGGCCGGATCGTTCGGCTACGAGGATGTGAACGCGGCTTTCGGCGGCGCGTCGCAGTTCATCGTCTGCCCGGTCGAGAGCCTGACGGTGCTCGACGGCATCGCCAATCCGCAGTGCGGCATCGCCCTGCCGCTCGGCGCGACGGCGCTGCACATCGTCGATCTCGCCGAGGTGAAAAATCGCAAGGTGCTCGTGCTCGGCCAGGGCGCGGTGGGCATCCTTGCCGCTGAGCTGGCAAAGCACATGGGCGCGAGCCTGGTGGCGGTCACCGAACCACACCAGAACCGGCTCGACATCTCGACGGCGGACATCAAGGTCAACCCCGAAAAGCAGGATGTGTCGGCGGCGCTGGCCGGCCACGAGTTCGACGTGCTCATCGACAGCACGGGCATCATGAGCGCCATCGATACCGGCTTGCGCTTCGTGAAGTTCCACGGCAAGGTGATCTTTGGCGGCTACTACCAGCGCATGAACATCGACTATTCGCAGGCGTTCAACAAGGAGCTGTCGTTCATCGCCGCGCGGCAGTGGGCCAAGGGCGATTTGCGCCGCGTGCGCGAGCTGATCGCGGCGGGCAAGATCAACGCTGAAAAGATTTTCACCCACCAGTGCACGGTTGACGACGACCTGATGGATGCCTATTCGCAGGCGTTCAGCGACCCTGACTGCCTGAAGATGATCATCCACTGGAAGGATGGCGATGAGGCGGGCGAGCACTTTCCAATCTGCAAAACGGGTCACTGA
- the bchF gene encoding 2-vinyl bacteriochlorophyllide hydratase, translating into MPRYTPEQLEKRNASKWTTVQAILAPIQFLIFLAGLTVTYLYSQGIWITDFWWVTFFVALKTFMLVLIFVTGGFFELEVFGQFAFAHEFFWEDFGSAIAMIVHISYFVLFFWIKPSQHILILTAYLAYLSYLVNAAQFVIRLLLEKHNEKKLKASGAV; encoded by the coding sequence ATGCCTCGTTATACACCGGAACAGCTTGAAAAAAGAAATGCGTCCAAGTGGACGACCGTGCAGGCGATTCTCGCGCCGATCCAGTTCCTCATCTTCCTTGCCGGTCTGACGGTGACCTACCTTTACTCGCAAGGCATCTGGATCACCGATTTCTGGTGGGTAACCTTTTTCGTCGCGCTCAAAACCTTTATGCTCGTGCTGATTTTCGTGACCGGCGGCTTTTTCGAGCTTGAGGTGTTCGGGCAATTCGCCTTCGCGCACGAGTTCTTCTGGGAGGATTTCGGCAGCGCAATCGCCATGATCGTGCACATCTCCTATTTCGTCCTCTTCTTCTGGATCAAGCCGTCCCAACATATTCTCATTCTGACCGCCTATCTGGCTTACCTGAGTTATCTTGTCAATGCGGCGCAGTTCGTCATTCGTCTGCTGCTCGAAAAGCATAACGAAAAGAAGCTCAAGGCCAGCGGCGCAGTCTGA
- a CDS encoding AAA family ATPase, translated as MDQLVAWFSKRPQWLQIAATRLLQQSELTDTDVPELATLCQQEADGKLPKTTCSFPATAFSRGAAGSLRLCSISDVEGVNALAPKKPLEFGKGNITIVYGNNGSGKSGYVRLLKHVCGAREMGTLHRNVYKPGSAVQKACISFEQDGILKTHTWSGQGICDDLNSVDIFDTSFGKVFVSSEDEVSYEPPVLSFFSSLILACEKVASALDDEADQHQSKKPNIPADKKITPEGIWYEAISAKTTSQDIDNHCTFSSADETEMQTLQQRLAEQAPAEKAKGLKKQKHHIDTLVQDAQKYLEQLSDENYRRIIAAKKKSILKKTAADTAAEKVFSGSELEGIGSDVWKELWEAARNYSLSATYKEAEYPNVSDGSRCVLCHQTLTQEAKERLISFENFVKGEMQKAATDAAKEYETACQTIEALPTSETLKTCIDAAGIPQDEFATQVMEFFEQLQARISQLPGIDSEEAIPAPLLSPKWIEEANAQSKSLGEFAAKYDEDAKSDNREEIKKKLNSLQARKWLSEHRTAIDEEVARLKLLNQIQEAKKSTNTKALSQKKGELAEALITDAFVQRFNAEIKALGASRVKVELVKSKVSKGRVLHKLQLRGASHSQNSLADVLSEGENRIVSIAAFLADVTGKSNQAPFIFDDPISSLDQSYEEAVVQRLIELSQDKQVIIFTHRLSLLGTVRHFAEKKTIKPDVVSIRSEDWGTGEPAPIPLSQSDIKSALNTLMNQRYQDAKKASENGEFEHAEILLKSICSDFRTLVERSIENDLLCGVVQRFQRPVHTLKLKDLAKLKDADCNLLDSLMTKYSGFEHSQPTESPVELPTPEDLVADMTGLKEWREEYVKRTV; from the coding sequence ATGGACCAGTTAGTGGCATGGTTTTCTAAGCGCCCCCAGTGGCTCCAGATTGCGGCTACTCGGCTACTCCAGCAGTCTGAGCTTACCGACACAGACGTCCCTGAGCTTGCAACCCTATGCCAGCAGGAAGCCGACGGTAAGCTGCCCAAAACGACCTGTTCTTTTCCTGCTACCGCGTTCTCCCGGGGTGCAGCAGGCTCCCTGCGTTTATGTTCAATCAGTGATGTAGAAGGAGTAAACGCCCTTGCTCCGAAAAAGCCACTTGAGTTCGGCAAGGGCAATATCACGATTGTTTATGGCAACAACGGGTCAGGCAAATCCGGTTACGTCAGACTCTTAAAGCATGTATGCGGTGCCCGTGAGATGGGTACTCTTCACCGCAATGTCTATAAGCCCGGGTCTGCCGTACAGAAAGCCTGCATTTCGTTTGAGCAGGATGGCATTTTGAAGACTCATACTTGGTCAGGACAAGGCATCTGCGATGATCTCAACAGCGTTGATATTTTCGACACCTCGTTTGGCAAGGTCTTTGTCAGCAGCGAAGACGAGGTGAGCTACGAGCCACCGGTTCTATCGTTTTTCAGTTCGCTCATCCTCGCATGCGAAAAGGTCGCATCGGCTCTGGACGACGAGGCCGACCAGCACCAGTCCAAAAAGCCGAATATCCCGGCCGACAAGAAGATAACCCCTGAAGGTATCTGGTACGAAGCCATCAGCGCCAAGACCACCTCCCAGGACATCGACAATCATTGCACATTTAGCAGTGCTGACGAGACCGAGATGCAAACGCTGCAGCAGCGCCTTGCTGAACAGGCACCGGCGGAAAAAGCGAAGGGGCTGAAAAAACAGAAACACCATATCGACACTCTGGTCCAGGATGCCCAAAAGTATCTGGAGCAATTATCGGACGAGAACTACCGGCGGATCATTGCTGCCAAGAAGAAGTCGATTCTCAAAAAGACAGCGGCAGATACGGCGGCGGAAAAGGTGTTCTCCGGTAGCGAGTTGGAAGGCATCGGGTCTGATGTCTGGAAAGAGCTTTGGGAAGCCGCCCGGAACTACTCCTTATCGGCGACCTACAAAGAAGCCGAGTACCCGAATGTTTCTGATGGTTCCCGTTGTGTCCTGTGCCACCAGACCTTGACCCAGGAGGCCAAAGAGAGACTGATCTCCTTCGAAAATTTCGTGAAGGGCGAAATGCAGAAAGCCGCAACGGATGCGGCCAAGGAATACGAGACCGCCTGTCAAACTATTGAGGCGCTACCGACATCGGAGACGCTGAAGACATGTATCGATGCGGCTGGCATTCCACAGGATGAATTCGCCACCCAAGTGATGGAATTCTTTGAACAATTGCAGGCAAGGATAAGCCAACTCCCTGGGATCGATTCCGAAGAAGCCATTCCCGCCCCTCTGCTCTCACCGAAATGGATCGAAGAAGCCAACGCCCAGTCGAAAAGCCTCGGCGAATTCGCAGCAAAATATGACGAAGACGCCAAAAGCGACAATCGAGAGGAGATCAAGAAAAAGCTAAACAGCCTGCAGGCCAGAAAGTGGTTGTCGGAGCACCGCACCGCCATTGATGAAGAAGTCGCCCGATTGAAGCTACTGAACCAGATTCAGGAAGCCAAGAAGTCGACCAACACCAAAGCCCTGTCTCAGAAGAAAGGAGAGCTGGCAGAAGCCTTGATCACGGATGCGTTCGTACAAAGGTTCAACGCGGAGATCAAGGCCTTGGGCGCATCTCGGGTCAAGGTTGAGCTCGTGAAATCAAAAGTCTCCAAGGGCCGAGTCCTTCATAAGCTCCAGCTTCGGGGGGCCTCTCACTCTCAGAATAGCCTCGCCGATGTGCTGAGCGAGGGAGAAAATCGGATCGTTTCCATTGCGGCTTTTTTGGCCGACGTCACCGGAAAGAGCAATCAGGCCCCGTTTATCTTTGACGATCCAATATCCTCACTCGACCAAAGCTATGAGGAGGCCGTGGTTCAAAGACTGATCGAGCTGTCTCAGGACAAGCAGGTCATTATCTTTACTCACCGCCTGTCCTTGCTGGGAACGGTCCGGCATTTTGCCGAGAAAAAGACCATCAAGCCCGATGTGGTGAGCATTCGCTCTGAAGACTGGGGGACCGGAGAGCCAGCTCCCATTCCACTTTCACAGAGCGACATCAAATCCGCCCTGAACACACTCATGAATCAGCGGTATCAGGATGCAAAGAAGGCAAGTGAGAACGGAGAATTTGAACATGCTGAAATCTTGCTGAAGTCGATATGCAGCGATTTCAGGACATTGGTGGAGCGCTCCATTGAAAATGATCTGCTGTGCGGGGTGGTTCAAAGATTTCAGCGGCCGGTCCATACGTTGAAGCTCAAGGATCTGGCCAAATTGAAAGACGCGGATTGCAATCTCCTTGATTCGCTCATGACCAAATACTCAGGGTTTGAACACTCTCAACCAACAGAATCACCAGTAGAACTTCCGACGCCAGAGGATCTTGTAGCTGACATGACTGGGCTGAAAGAGTGGCGAGAGGAATACGTAAAACGAACGGTCTAA
- a CDS encoding peptide-binding protein, whose amino-acid sequence MRKSLLTIAALLFVTLFAGCGPKSQKSRPDTIVVAVNADFDHLNPLLIQMSLAREVCTMIYPSLVRPSFDEKNGALTYQPNAAERWEFSPDGRSVTFHLKKDAVWEDGKPLTSKDFSFSYRLYADPAVASSRQDYLNDLLLKPDGSVDFDKAVETPDEKTLVLHFNKPMSESIVLDHFNDLMPVAEHLFRSIPAAEIRQRAATLPVMGTGPFRLKEWQRQSKLTLVSSPTSVLPHPAATPTLTFMVVPEYTTRLAMLKSGQIDALISGGGVNPKDAAEMKRDNPDISIIPVADRYFDSVVWLNIEGDAWRNGKKIVPNRFFGDRRVRQAMAYAIDRQAIIDGFMGPDHATIVNTTLSPAYTSIIDKSLPSYAYDPQKALALLKEAGWTPGPDGILQKNGLRFSFELAAPTGNPRRNYAANIIQQNLREIGIDCRLRFDESLMFNKNQNQYRYDAALSGMAAETLPFQLVIWGSDFEKKPFNSSAFQNAELDRVVARLTSPLPQAEQAKLWKEYQQILANEQPRTFLYYYAELEGFNERVKNVRLSLLATLGNMYDWKGNKK is encoded by the coding sequence ATGCGCAAATCGTTGCTGACCATCGCCGCCCTTCTCTTTGTCACGCTTTTCGCGGGCTGCGGGCCGAAATCGCAGAAATCCCGGCCCGACACCATCGTCGTCGCCGTCAATGCCGATTTCGACCACCTCAACCCGCTGCTCATCCAGATGTCGCTCGCCCGCGAGGTGTGCACGATGATCTATCCGTCGCTGGTCAGGCCATCGTTCGACGAGAAAAACGGCGCGCTCACCTACCAGCCGAACGCTGCCGAACGCTGGGAGTTCTCGCCGGACGGCCGGAGCGTCACCTTTCACCTGAAAAAAGATGCGGTCTGGGAGGATGGCAAGCCGCTCACCTCGAAGGATTTCAGCTTTTCGTACCGCCTCTACGCCGATCCGGCGGTGGCGAGCAGCCGGCAGGATTATCTGAATGACCTGCTGCTGAAGCCCGACGGTTCGGTCGATTTCGACAAGGCGGTCGAGACGCCGGACGAAAAAACGCTCGTGCTGCACTTCAACAAGCCGATGTCGGAAAGCATTGTGCTCGACCACTTCAACGACCTGATGCCGGTCGCCGAGCACCTCTTCCGCTCGATCCCCGCCGCCGAAATCCGCCAGCGGGCGGCTACCCTGCCGGTCATGGGCACCGGCCCGTTCAGGCTCAAGGAGTGGCAGCGCCAGTCGAAGCTGACGCTCGTCTCCAGTCCCACCTCGGTGCTGCCCCACCCGGCGGCAACGCCGACGCTCACCTTCATGGTGGTGCCGGAGTACACGACGCGCCTAGCGATGCTCAAGTCCGGGCAGATCGACGCGCTGATTTCGGGAGGCGGTGTCAATCCGAAAGATGCCGCGGAGATGAAGCGCGACAACCCGGACATTTCGATCATACCGGTGGCCGACCGCTATTTCGACAGCGTCGTCTGGCTGAACATCGAGGGCGACGCATGGCGCAACGGCAAGAAGATCGTGCCGAACCGCTTCTTCGGCGACCGGCGCGTGCGGCAGGCCATGGCATATGCCATCGACCGGCAGGCAATCATCGACGGCTTCATGGGCCCCGACCACGCCACCATCGTCAACACCACGCTCTCACCGGCCTACACCTCGATTATCGACAAATCGCTGCCCTCCTACGCGTACGATCCGCAAAAAGCGCTCGCGCTGCTCAAAGAGGCTGGCTGGACGCCGGGGCCGGATGGCATTCTGCAGAAAAACGGCCTGCGCTTCTCTTTCGAACTCGCCGCGCCGACCGGCAACCCGAGGCGTAACTACGCGGCCAACATCATCCAGCAGAACCTCAGAGAGATCGGCATCGACTGCCGCTTGCGTTTCGACGAGTCTCTCATGTTCAACAAAAACCAGAACCAGTACCGCTACGACGCGGCCCTCTCCGGAATGGCCGCTGAAACGCTCCCTTTCCAGCTCGTCATCTGGGGATCGGACTTCGAGAAAAAGCCCTTCAACTCCAGCGCCTTCCAGAACGCCGAGCTTGACCGCGTCGTCGCCAGATTGACCAGCCCGCTGCCGCAAGCCGAACAGGCAAAACTCTGGAAAGAGTACCAGCAGATTCTTGCCAACGAACAACCACGAACCTTCCTGTATTATTATGCAGAGCTTGAGGGATTCAACGAACGGGTCAAGAATGTGAGATTGAGCCTGCTGGCAACGTTGGGGAATATGTATGACTGGAAGGGGAACAAGAAGTGA
- the bshB1 gene encoding bacillithiol biosynthesis deacetylase BshB1 gives MTLTAPIQPVYALAFGAHPDDVELACGATLLKIMDEGKHVAVCDLTAGEMGTLGTAETRRQEAALATERMGYVAREQLDLGDSELFYSKENLHKIIRVIRKYQPETLFCNPPDERHPDHMKASRLIYDACYYAGLRKIETFDGGLPQAAHRPRHLLYYIQFKQLEPQIVVDVSSTFERSRGGIAAFGTQFHRKENSDEPVTMINRKEFLPGLEARARALGEQIGVMYGEGFLLPAPLGIDHFTSIFPPGV, from the coding sequence ATGACCTTGACTGCACCCATCCAACCGGTTTACGCGCTCGCTTTCGGCGCTCATCCCGACGATGTCGAACTCGCCTGCGGAGCGACGCTCCTGAAAATCATGGACGAGGGAAAGCATGTGGCCGTCTGCGACCTCACCGCCGGGGAGATGGGCACGCTCGGTACCGCCGAAACCCGCCGTCAGGAGGCCGCACTGGCCACCGAGCGCATGGGTTACGTGGCGCGGGAGCAGCTCGATCTCGGCGATTCGGAACTGTTTTACAGCAAAGAAAATCTGCACAAGATCATACGGGTCATCCGGAAATACCAGCCCGAAACGCTCTTCTGCAACCCGCCGGACGAGCGCCATCCCGATCACATGAAAGCATCGCGCCTCATCTACGACGCCTGCTACTACGCCGGGCTGCGCAAGATCGAGACCTTCGACGGCGGCCTGCCACAAGCCGCGCACCGCCCGCGCCATCTGCTCTATTACATCCAGTTCAAGCAGCTCGAACCGCAGATCGTCGTGGACGTCTCATCGACCTTCGAGCGTTCGCGAGGCGGCATCGCGGCATTCGGCACGCAGTTCCACCGGAAGGAGAACAGCGACGAGCCGGTCACGATGATTAACCGCAAGGAGTTCCTGCCGGGCCTCGAAGCTCGTGCACGGGCGCTTGGCGAGCAGATCGGCGTCATGTACGGCGAAGGCTTCCTGCTGCCCGCGCCGCTCGGCATCGATCACTTCACGAGCATCTTTCCGCCCGGCGTTTGA
- the dut gene encoding dUTP diphosphatase: MIKVKIVRLNQKAILPVYATAHAAGMDVSACLDAPVTVPPSASALIPTGFAIELPEGHEAQLRPRSGLALRHLISLPNSPATIDADYRGEVGVILINHGREPFTVNHGDRIAQMVVAKVDHIVFEEVESLSETARGEGGFGHTGVQAKAE; encoded by the coding sequence ATGATCAAGGTAAAAATAGTTCGACTCAATCAAAAGGCGATCCTGCCGGTCTATGCCACCGCCCATGCCGCCGGAATGGATGTTTCGGCATGTCTCGACGCGCCGGTGACCGTTCCGCCCTCCGCTTCGGCGCTCATTCCCACCGGTTTCGCCATCGAGCTGCCCGAAGGGCACGAGGCGCAGTTGAGGCCAAGGAGCGGGCTGGCGCTTCGCCACCTCATTTCGCTGCCCAACTCGCCGGCCACCATCGACGCCGACTATCGAGGTGAGGTGGGCGTCATCCTCATCAATCACGGGCGCGAGCCGTTCACGGTCAACCATGGCGACCGCATTGCGCAGATGGTGGTGGCGAAGGTCGATCACATCGTGTTCGAGGAGGTTGAATCGCTTTCTGAAACTGCAAGGGGAGAGGGCGGTTTCGGCCACACCGGTGTTCAGGCGAAAGCCGAATGA